The Gemmatimonas sp. UBA7669 genome has a segment encoding these proteins:
- a CDS encoding CCA tRNA nucleotidyltransferase, with protein sequence MTAHAERDRLRPPAPVVELAATLQQAGFEAWCVGGAVRDALLGHAHLDWDLATSATPRQVQRLFRRTVPVGIEFGTVGVMDRDGRMHEVTTFRRDVHTDGRHAVVEFGVSLNDDLARRDFTINAIAWDPIAETLHDPFGGRDDLSRGVVRAVGTASERLTEDRLRALRAIRFASRFGFALDDATWQAVVESAPHLGRLSPERVKQELEKTMEQVDRPSLALQRWRDAGAFAVLIPALASVSNAQTEVVDRLPKPGLPTRPLRKALRLAALFAGLDGKRAEQALRALRFSNLDISTVGALVDRWHREGPSLTGQLVAAARPDDASLRRLAARVGRLRMAAFMRLAAAHWAVRDEVSPAAWRALHRRVLRIAFRDAIEVGDLAIDGDDLRRLGVKPGPLLGQLLHEMLEAVLVDPARNTVSELSAMARARLDAGPSPAGGT encoded by the coding sequence GTGACAGCACACGCGGAACGGGACCGCTTGCGTCCACCGGCACCGGTGGTGGAGCTGGCCGCCACCTTGCAGCAAGCCGGCTTCGAGGCCTGGTGTGTGGGGGGCGCCGTGCGCGATGCGCTGCTCGGTCATGCGCATCTCGACTGGGATCTGGCCACGTCCGCCACACCACGTCAGGTCCAGCGTCTGTTCCGACGCACGGTGCCGGTGGGCATCGAGTTCGGCACCGTCGGTGTGATGGACCGGGACGGGCGCATGCACGAGGTCACCACGTTTCGCCGCGACGTGCACACCGACGGTCGTCATGCGGTGGTGGAGTTTGGTGTCTCGCTGAATGACGATCTCGCTCGGCGTGACTTCACCATCAATGCCATTGCCTGGGATCCCATTGCCGAAACGCTGCACGATCCCTTCGGTGGTCGCGACGATCTGTCGCGCGGCGTGGTGCGTGCCGTGGGTACGGCGTCTGAGCGTCTGACCGAAGATCGTCTGCGAGCGCTTCGCGCCATTCGGTTTGCTTCCCGTTTTGGTTTTGCACTCGATGACGCCACCTGGCAGGCGGTGGTGGAGAGTGCACCGCATCTCGGTCGTCTGTCGCCGGAGCGGGTCAAGCAGGAACTCGAAAAGACCATGGAGCAGGTCGACAGGCCGTCACTCGCGCTGCAGCGATGGCGCGATGCCGGGGCGTTTGCCGTGCTCATTCCGGCCCTGGCCAGCGTGAGCAATGCGCAGACCGAAGTAGTGGACCGTCTGCCCAAGCCCGGCCTCCCAACCCGCCCGCTGCGCAAGGCGCTGCGGCTGGCGGCGCTCTTCGCCGGACTTGATGGCAAGCGTGCGGAACAGGCTCTGCGCGCGCTGCGGTTCTCCAACCTCGACATATCGACCGTTGGGGCGCTGGTCGATCGCTGGCATCGTGAGGGCCCATCGCTGACCGGCCAACTTGTCGCCGCTGCACGGCCGGATGATGCGTCGCTCCGGCGGCTCGCAGCGCGGGTTGGTCGGCTGCGCATGGCCGCCTTCATGCGGCTGGCCGCGGCGCACTGGGCGGTGCGTGACGAGGTGTCGCCGGCGGCGTGGCGTGCGCTGCATCGCCGTGTGCTGCGCATCGCCTTCCGTGATGCCATCGAGGTCGGAGATCTCGCCATCGATGGTGACGATCTGCGTCGCCTTGGCGTAAAGCCGGGGCCGCTGCTCGGGCAGCTGCTGCACGAGATGCTGGAGGCGGTGCTCGTTGATCCCGCGCGCAACACCGTGTCCGAATTGAGCGCCATGGCACGCGCGCGATTGGATGCAGGGCCATCTCCGGCAGGCGGCACATGA